Within Crassostrea angulata isolate pt1a10 chromosome 2, ASM2561291v2, whole genome shotgun sequence, the genomic segment AGGAAGTACATCATTCCGAAATATTAGATGCCCCAACCCTTGTTTAATCTCAGCCtcatttccataaaataaacGCCATTTTTAGATAAGAGTGAAACCAGTATAGTACAAAGAATACTTTACGCTAATAGACGGTAAACAATTAATATATCTCACAATCTACAACACTAAGGAATTGATGTTTTTATTCtgcattttatttacaaagacACATGGGACACCCAGTGGGGCCTATTCCGATGCCTTTATCACACGGTGCTACACACCGCAAGGGGGCGCAGGTAGCTGGTGACGTCATCACTTTTTGTGTAGTTGGTTTCGATGCTGTAGTTGTTGTAGTCGCTGGGAAAGTTGGTACTGAAAACATCGGAAATGGCATAAATAAGTTTGCAGCAAATCAGATTGATACAATGCATGCACGGATCCAGAAAAaaatcccgggggggggggggggtggtgttcCAATTGTGATTTGAGTTTTTCaggaggaaggggggggggggggtgtaatgcatatttttagcaatttttaatgtaaatgtaaagaaatttgaatttgcaTGGGGTGCGGAACCCCCTAACCcacttctagatccgcgcatgcaatgtataaaatataaaggaacgattttttttttttgcagcaaTGAAGGATGTGCGTGTCATAAATCCACAATTAAGATGAATTTTTAAGCGGATCGTGAGCCATTGGCTGGAGAAGATGATTGATCTTTAAGTTTTACTCACCTAAACAAACCGGACATCCGTTGATAAAGTGAAGATATTTAATGTCGGAACACGTGACTGGTGGACAGGTGTGTCTGGCACCTGTCACTTGATGGATAAAGACAGAAAataatgattgattgattgattgattgacaTAATTTATTGTATATTGAAGAATTTTGCTCCATTAGAAACAATGcagcatatataaaataaagcAAAAAGAAACATTACTTCAAAGTTCAAAACCAAATCTATAGCTCTCGTTATGTTTTagaaaaaactattttcttttaattttctttgtaagAAAGACTAAACGAATACAATTTTACCCGCTGTTTTCAGTGCCGTTGTAGTAGATGGCGCTACCGTTGTATGAACAGACAGCGGATTGGCTGGATTTCCTGAGATCTGACTTCCGGGACCCGATGGCTGTCCACCACTGTACCCGTTTGGTTGATACCCAAACATTCCGGTGTTTGTACCGGAAGAACTACCGGAACTAATCTGAGCCGGATTAGCCGGGTTGTAGTTAGTTCCGGTAGCGAAGCTTCCGTATCCGGAACTAAGATAGGGATTTAGAGGTCCAAGGTTTCCGGGGTTATAGTTCAGTAAACCGGAAAGAGAATTAATTGAACTTGGTGAGAGAAATGACGATCCTCCGGATATTGATAACGAAGCG encodes:
- the LOC128172878 gene encoding uncharacterized protein LOC128172878: MGIWTIYFLLAYSSAFANGQQKQSQCNVIPSICPQNCIITLGGCSHCVTSCATILGAPLNNLQSQLGANIGGSSSITGGSSMTGSAGSQSASLSISGGSSFLSPSSINSLSGLLNYNPGNLGPLNPYLSSGYGSFATGTNYNPANPAQISSGSSSGTNTGMFGYQPNGYSGGQPSGPGSQISGNPANPLSVHTTVAPSTTTALKTAVTGARHTCPPVTCSDIKYLHFINGCPVCLVPTFPATTTTTASKPTTQKVMTSPATCAPLRCVAPCDKGIGIGPTGCPMCLCK